A genomic segment from Cervus elaphus chromosome 14, mCerEla1.1, whole genome shotgun sequence encodes:
- the C14H1orf167 gene encoding uncharacterized protein C1orf167 homolog has translation MELRPDASHKENVPPRPATSLRPEPRRLRKSLGVGLAGRRGRWVPVGPAERGGPAATPCPGTALRQEPCRVQSNLASPSPSMGLVLRDMTGQLTNSSFRQQDNLQPLVGRPQGRVQDFAIQQSNLCARETHTAECGRLTSPQLWSEPQESFRPHLMPQGSPLPQGPLARPSSSLRQSWLLATDTSCPDIGLATGLAPLKGPTWSDPRSRGGLGGWASRLVGEPLTLKDLAVPAQSPPRAPSQAAIHQLLVCVQRLECQAVRLRCQASREFPGPVRQESWTRAGQTLPVRPQLSQPVLDSWDERRRHSRGLRETTSFPETPGPQEGLSDSQASSKHASLGTTLVMLPGDALDPEQVVLSACPLRQGEQSSPGTTHGWGQRGDPLRPPGVDSREARLCSSASSSSAQGILPGREGGDGTPRERISREKERPASRNALQSKARNTVNLEPELGRWQWLSRCFRAWWRWAQRQRAVAAAVALGRRQLLRRGLRALRWALWLREAQLEAAWGRHTQALLARTFQKWRHLIQQHKQGQPHVHTGPRPLSSGGDQDQGPSGRKPKGWARQEKGVQGEASQATLRTQRIARPPHTWRSPAAGAAWVALLDPQHRRAWLSRCFGAWQRFVQRGTRYRAHVANRQAGTLRTCLQQWVQMKQLRASDGAKVAQLSLCWRKAGNMALFSSVPEGATVHGLRLMATARVLPQEQGWGSLQEACRKLALQRALLLWRKRLSQHQQADSFFEGMQRRALRHILRGWRLKARDAGSARIASAPDPLGGALGGEAPPGHSTHRRSSWDKASRAPALLEMLRLSFLCAVGRRQQGQCLLLWRARAQQSRDAARWHQSKLQRRILLGWSHWATAQGARRGLAARWAWNQRGRAALGLWRQRLVQRREVEWRARERGRRLQQRALGHWHCYWQRQVFLQEKCQRWVQARLQGLRRAVFWGWQQAAARRRPVAASPEQLLLQSHFQAWCGVVKASWAKRPAFQDGLRRRIPGTTFASEAQVATAQPRELRVARASCWRSQEQGCQADRQLRRTWAQQAFVARRVAPDLCCKAHRQAGESSKAQALCWMLWARESCQHRVLRDHAVPTLSARWGPRDLDPVSDSGPRPANCHHPLPAGWAQALPANPLGPVADSAAQSVARTTGPGGQHSPPGQAEGQPPALAWAGHQRASPSADEPPSPEEADPQLQAMGHGAQPNPAPQPQWTDAGRSVLGSERLGQLWWKQGHWLHSLNTISCAPFSYSSTSRSIRTSPAAPAAELPAGQAPGSHVAALGRCSGGREAGMDTPQAVAPEMGLATVAGARPAVAGGSAVTATGGRPGPFPEPSFLVTNHMYPELGLLAWGRGKGPLFLQGQKDLGPAFNKWHQCLAARGLRARASSSMRPWSKAGLRRPGSRPEAARAPALGGPGAEKGAQLQL, from the exons ATGGAGCTGAGACCTGATGCCAGCCACAAGGAGAATGTGCCCCCCAGGCCAGCAACCTCCCTGAGGCCAG AGCCACGGAGACTCCGGAAGAGCCTGGGTGTCGGCCTGGCCGGTAGACGTGGCCGGTGGGTGCCTGTGGGCCCGGCTGAGAGGGGAGGGCCTGCTGCCACACCGTGCCCGGGGACAGCGCTGCGCCAGGAGCCTTGCCGAGTCCAGAGCAACCtggccagccccagccccagcatgGGCCTCGTCCTGAGGGACATGACCGGCCAGCTGACCAACTCAAGCTTCCGGCAGCAGGACAACCTGCAGCCCTTGGTTGGGAGACCCCAAGGGAGAGTCCAAGACTTTGCGATCCAGCAAAGTAACTTGTGTGCTAGGGAGACCCACACGGCTGAGTGTGGACGTCTCACCAGCCCCCAGCTCTGGTCAGAGCCTCAGGAGAGCTTCCGGCCCCACCTGatgccccagggaagccccctacccCAAGGGCCACTGGCTCGCCCATCCTCCAGTCTGAGGCAGTCCTGGCTGCTGGCCACAGATACCTCTTGCCCAGACATCGGGCTTGCTACAGGGCTGGCCCCACTCAAAGGGCCCACATGGTCAGACCCCAGATCCCGGGGTGGCCTGGGGGGCTGGGCCTCCAGGCTCGTGGGGGAACCCCTGACCCTGAAAGACCTGGCTGTCCCTGCCCAGAGCCCACCTCGGGCCCCATCCCAAGCTGCCATTCACCAGCTGCTGGTCTGCGTTCAACGCCTGGAGTGCCAGGCAGTGCGACTCAGGTGCCAGGCATCCCGGGAATTCCCAGGCCCTGTGCGGCAGGAGTCCTGGACCAGAGCTGGCCAGACACTCCCTGTCCGCCCCCAGCTCAGCCAGCCTGTTCTCGATTCCTGGGATGAGAGGAGGAGACACTCCCGAGGCCTCAGGGAAACTACCAGTTTCCCAGAGACACCGGGGCCCCAGGAGGGTCTCTCAGACTCGCAAGCAAGCAGCAAGCATGCATCCCTGGGGACCACTCTGGTGATGCTGCCTGGGGATGCCCTTGACCCTGAGCAGGTGGTCCTTTCTGCCTGCCCCCTAAGGCAAGGAGAGCAGAGCTCCCCGGGGACTACACacggctgggggcagaggggagacCCCCTGCGCCCTCCAGGTGTGGACAGCAGGGAGGCCAGACTCTGCTCTTCAGCCTCGTCCAGTTCAGCCCAGGGCATCCTCCCTGGGCGGGAAGGAGGGGATGGGACCCCAAGGGAGCGGATCAGCAGGGAGAAAGAAAGGCCAGCTTCCAGGAATGCCCTGCAG AGCAAAGCCAGAAACACGGTGAACCTGGAGCCTGAGTTAGGCCG CTGGCAGTGGCTGTCCAGATGTTTCAGAGCATGGTGGCGCTGGGCACAGCGGCAGCGGGCAGTGGCGGCGGCTGTGGCCCTGGGCCGGCGGCAGCTGTTACGCAGGGGTCTGCGGGCACTGCGGTGGGCACTGTGGCTCCGGGAGGCCCAGCTGGAGGCGGCGTGGGGGCGACACACACAGGCCCTGCTGGCCCGGACCTTCCAGAAG TGGAGACACTTGATTCAGCAGCACAAACAAGGGCAGCCTCACGTCCACACTGGGCCAAGACCCCTGTCCTCCGGGGGAGACCAGGACCAAGGCCCCTCAGGAAGGAAGCCG AAGGGATGGgccaggcaggagaagggggtccAGGGAGAGGCCTCGCAGGCCACGCTGAGGACTCAGAGGATAGCGAGGCCCCCCCACACCTGGCGCTCTCCTGCTGCAGGTGCAGCCTGGGTGGCCCTACTGGACCCTCAGCATCGGAGAG CTTGGCTGTCCAGGTGCTTTGGGGCCTGGCAGCGTTTCGTGCAAAGAGGGACCCGGTACCGGGCCCACGTGGCCAACCGCCAGGCAGGGACCCTGAGGACGTGCTTGCAGCAGTGGGTGCAGATGAAGCAGCTCCGGGCGTCAGACGGAGCGAAGGTGGCCCAGCTGTCTCTTTGTTGGCGGAAGGCAG GGAACATGGCCCTCTTCAGCTCAGTCCCTGAAGGGGCCACAGTGCATGGGCTGAGGCTGATGGCCACGGCGCGGGTGCTGCCCCAGGAGCAAGGCTGGGGCTCCTTGCAGGAAGCCTGCCGGAAGCTGGCCCTCCAGCGGGCGCTGCTGCTCTGGAGGAAGCGGCTGTCCCAGCACCAGCAGGCGGA CTCCTTCTTCGAGGGCATGCAGCGGCGGGCACTGCGGCACATCCTGAGGGGCTGGCGCCTGAAAGCACGAGATGCGGGCAGCGCCAGGATCGCCTCAGCCCCAGATCCGCTGGGCGGTGCCCTGGGAGGGGAGGCCCCTCCAGGCCACAGTACACACCGGAGAAGCTCCTGGGACAAG GCTTCCAGGGCCCCCGCCCTCCTGGAGATGCTCCGGTTGAGCTTTCTGTGCGCAGTGGGTCGGCGACAGCAGGGGCAATGCCTTCTGCTCTGGCGGGCGCGGGCCCAGCAGTCCCGGGACGCAGCGAGGTGGCACCAGAGCAAGCTTCAGAGGCG CATCCTCCTTGGCTGGAGCCACTGGGCAACAGCCCAAGGGGCCCGGAGAGGGCTGGCTGCCCGCTGGGCCTGGAATCAGAGGGGCAGGGCCGCCCTGGGCCTGTGGCGGCAGCGGCTGGTACAGCGGCGGGAGGTGGAGTGGCGGGCCCGGGAACGGGGCCGGAGACTGCAGCAACGTGCCCTGGGCCACTGGCACTGCTACTGGCAGA GACAGGTGTTCCTGCAGGAGAAGTGCCAGCGGTGGGTGCAGGCCCGCCTCCAGGGCCTGCGGAGGGCCGTATTCTGGGGCTGGCAGCAGGCGGCAGCTCGCCGGAGACCCGTGGCAGCCAGTCCAGAGCAGCTCCTATTGCAGAG CCACTTCCAGGCCTGGTGTGGAGTCGTGAAAGCCTCCTGGGCCAAGCGTCCAGCCTTCCAAGATGGCCTGAGGAGACGGATACCCGGGACCACATTTGCCAGTGAGGCCCAAGTGGCCACAGCCCAGCCTCGGGAGCTGCGTGTGGCCCGGGCCTCTTGCTGGAGAAGCCAAGAGCAGGGCTGCCAGGCAGACAGGCAGCTGAGGAGGACCTGGGCCCAGCAGGCCTTCGTTGCAAGACGAGTGGCCCCGGACCTGTGTTGCAAGGCCCATCGGCAGGCAGGAGAGAGCTCCAAGGCCCAGGCCCTTTGCTGGATGCTGTGGGCACGTGAGTCCTGCCAGCACCGAGTCCTTCGAGACCATGCTGTCCCGACTCTGAGTGCCAGGTGG ggTCCTAGAGACCTGGACCCAGTCAGCGACTCAGGGCCACGTCCAGCGAACTGCCATCACCCACTTCCAGCAGGCTGGGCCCAGGCGCTTCCTGCGAACCCACTGGGCCCAGTGGCGGACAGCGCTGCTCAGAGTGTGGCTAGAACCACAGgcccaggaggccagcacagcccaCCCGGCCAGGCGGAGGGCCAACCTCCAGCGCTGGCCTGGGCTGGCCACCAGAGGGCGTCTCCTAGTGCTGATGAACCCCCCAGCCCTGAAGAGGCAG ACCCGCAGCTGCAGGCCATGGGCCATGGGGCCCAGCCCAACCCAGCACCGCAGCCCCAGTGGACGGATGCGGGGAGAAGTGTCCTGGGCTCAGA GAGACTTGGGCAGCTGTGGTGGAAGCAGGGACACTGGCTTCATTCGCTCAACACCATTTCCTGCGCACCCTTCTCTTACAGTTCAACCTCCAGAAGCATCAGGACGA GCCCGGCTGCGCCAGCTGCAGAACtcccagcaggccaggctccgGGCAGCCATGTGGCAGCGCTGGGTAGATGCTCAGGGGGCAGAGAGGCTGGCATGGACACTC CTCAGGCAGTGGCACCTGAGATGGGCCTGGCGACTGTGGCGGGGGCGCGTCCTGCGGttgcaggtggctcagcggttacAGCGACAGGAGGACGGCCGGGTCCTTTCCCAG AGCCCAGCTTCCTGGTCACAAATCACATGTATCCTGAGCTGGGGCTTTTGGcctggggcagagggaagggcccCCTCTTCCTTCAGGGACAGAAGGATCTGGGCCCA GCCTTTAACAAGTGGCACCAGTGTCTGGCAGCCAGGGGCCTGAGGGCCAGAGCCAGCAGCAGCATGAGGCCCTGGAGCAAGGCAGGCCTCAGGAGGCCTGGAAGCAGGCCGGAAGCTGCCAGAGCCCCAGCACTGGGTGGACCTGGGGCGGAGAAGGGGGCCCAGCTGCAGCTGTGA